In the genome of Candidatus Saccharibacteria bacterium, one region contains:
- a CDS encoding VIT1/CCC1 transporter family protein — translation MSKDKGVVGKVRQHFEDYLREFVYGGIDGAITTFAVVAGSAGAGFEVTVILVLGFANLIADGLSMGVGSYLSTKSEIELAHKHGEAGKGSDDVSPAINGVTTYFAFIFFGLIPLLAYTLEKIFDFIVFDNTFLIACIFTAVAFVAIGALKSKVAETSIWRSVGETVFLGVLAAVLAYGIGYLLESLIVGAPAV, via the coding sequence ATGAGCAAAGACAAGGGGGTTGTCGGTAAGGTACGGCAACATTTTGAAGATTATTTACGCGAGTTTGTTTATGGCGGTATTGACGGCGCCATAACCACCTTTGCAGTTGTTGCAGGTTCGGCCGGTGCGGGCTTTGAGGTTACAGTTATTCTTGTTTTAGGCTTTGCCAACCTGATTGCCGATGGCTTATCTATGGGCGTAGGATCGTATCTGTCAACAAAGTCTGAGATTGAGCTGGCACACAAACATGGTGAAGCAGGCAAAGGTAGCGACGATGTATCACCTGCTATAAATGGGGTCACGACCTACTTTGCGTTTATATTCTTTGGGCTTATTCCGTTGTTGGCGTACACCCTTGAAAAGATATTTGATTTTATAGTATTTGATAACACTTTCTTAATAGCCTGTATTTTTACCGCGGTTGCTTTTGTGGCAATCGGGGCATTAAAGAGTAAGGTTGCCGAGACGTCTATCTGGCGTAGTGTCGGAGAAACAGTCTTTCTTGGTGTCCTTGCTGCGGTGTTAGCATACGGCATCGGTTACCTGTTAGAAAGTCTTATCGTGGGTGCTCCTGCGGTTTAG
- a CDS encoding AAA family ATPase, which translates to MRQLGIDFASDRAAKARVAAVFDIKPLRALLWVIAIASSIAWLGLLVWANQPLAHLIALPITFSVMPLFWYYGELRSLEPTASLDQADDVSQILDRRMLAKIRRDTTPQQLCEVIAKQPGGYFFGSRYGIAYDMLRTGLSDKSEDMATFWQQALAYAQQAGDKQVSSYTVAAALVKQLPNADNYLASIHLDESDIVAGLKWQLHIDDVFEQIKQRKHYGGIGRDLSFGWAPLLNNIGLNLTDGIQRGGMLHRSVQSHRGIVDQMMHVLAQPGKRNATLVGEVGVGKTTLVHALAQRLLEEPESAPEVLRYNQIIALDPTHLIANAKGRGQLEELLIHIFNEAIKVKNVVLFLDNAELFLKEGTGSVDLSSLLLPVLEDGALRIVLSLDEQEWLRLSQSNPGLAQLLNRVVVKPLEEDEATQVMEDQVLLLEGQYKVVYMYPSLKEAYKLAERYVRELAMPGSAIKLLEAAAGFPEQKHFITARSLQQAAEKSFDVKVQTASTAEEKDVLLNLEEKIHKRMVNQSRAVTLVSDALRRARAGVRNQNRPIGTFLFLGPTGVGKTELSKAVADAYFGGEDRMVRIDLNQYSQSKDTSRLLAVGANDPHSLCAQIIKQPFSVVLLDEIEKAHDSVLNVLLQMLDEGVLRDEENKPVSFRDAIIVATSNAGADKIRQHIDKGEALEKFEEAFTNELIDSNIFKPEFINRFDEIVLFRPLTQEELGQIVDLQLLQLNKRLGAQKINVALTDEAKQLLLSVGYDARLGARPLRRAMQRAVENVVAQKMLKDQAAPGQTIQLDAPELQEALKER; encoded by the coding sequence ATGAGACAGCTTGGTATCGATTTTGCATCTGACAGAGCCGCCAAAGCACGCGTTGCAGCGGTATTCGACATTAAGCCTTTGCGTGCGCTGCTGTGGGTTATTGCTATTGCATCATCTATTGCGTGGTTGGGCTTGCTTGTCTGGGCTAACCAACCACTGGCTCACCTAATAGCGTTACCCATTACTTTTTCAGTTATGCCGCTGTTTTGGTACTACGGCGAGCTAAGAAGTTTAGAACCGACCGCCAGTCTGGATCAGGCAGATGATGTCAGCCAAATACTGGATAGACGGATGTTGGCAAAAATACGTCGCGATACTACACCCCAGCAACTATGTGAAGTGATAGCCAAGCAGCCTGGTGGATATTTCTTCGGTTCACGGTACGGTATTGCCTACGACATGTTACGCACTGGGTTGAGTGATAAGTCAGAAGACATGGCGACGTTTTGGCAACAGGCACTAGCGTACGCTCAGCAAGCCGGCGATAAACAAGTCTCTAGTTATACGGTTGCGGCTGCTCTCGTAAAGCAGCTGCCTAACGCGGATAATTATTTGGCGTCAATACACCTAGACGAAAGCGACATAGTTGCCGGTCTAAAATGGCAACTGCACATAGACGACGTATTTGAACAGATAAAACAACGTAAGCACTACGGTGGGATCGGTCGAGACCTAAGTTTTGGTTGGGCGCCACTGCTCAATAATATTGGGTTAAACCTGACTGACGGCATTCAACGTGGGGGCATGTTGCATCGTTCGGTGCAAAGCCACAGAGGAATTGTTGATCAGATGATGCATGTACTAGCACAACCTGGTAAACGTAACGCCACGTTGGTCGGTGAAGTTGGGGTCGGTAAAACTACGTTGGTTCATGCCCTAGCACAGCGGCTCCTGGAGGAGCCTGAATCGGCTCCGGAAGTGTTGCGCTATAACCAAATTATTGCACTAGATCCTACGCATCTTATAGCTAACGCCAAGGGCAGAGGGCAGCTTGAGGAGTTGTTGATCCACATATTCAACGAAGCGATAAAAGTAAAAAATGTCGTGCTGTTTTTGGATAATGCCGAACTGTTCTTAAAAGAAGGCACCGGCAGTGTTGATTTATCAAGCTTGCTATTGCCTGTTTTGGAAGACGGGGCACTGCGTATAGTCCTGTCGCTTGATGAGCAAGAATGGTTGCGCTTGAGTCAGAGCAACCCTGGGCTTGCCCAGCTTTTGAACCGAGTGGTGGTCAAGCCTCTTGAAGAAGACGAGGCAACCCAGGTCATGGAGGATCAAGTGTTACTCCTGGAAGGGCAGTACAAGGTGGTGTACATGTATCCGTCGCTTAAAGAGGCCTATAAGTTAGCCGAGCGCTATGTTCGTGAGCTGGCTATGCCGGGCAGCGCGATAAAATTGCTTGAAGCAGCAGCTGGTTTTCCGGAACAAAAGCATTTTATAACTGCTCGCTCACTTCAGCAGGCAGCCGAGAAATCTTTTGACGTTAAAGTGCAAACTGCCAGCACGGCAGAGGAAAAAGACGTGTTGCTCAATCTAGAAGAGAAAATTCACAAGCGTATGGTTAACCAGAGTCGTGCGGTTACGCTGGTTAGCGATGCACTGCGGCGAGCCCGGGCAGGCGTTAGGAACCAAAATCGTCCTATAGGTACGTTTCTGTTCCTTGGCCCGACCGGTGTTGGTAAAACTGAGTTATCTAAAGCAGTGGCTGATGCGTATTTTGGCGGTGAGGATAGGATGGTGCGAATTGACCTCAACCAATACTCGCAATCTAAGGACACTTCACGGCTACTGGCAGTAGGCGCCAATGATCCGCACAGTCTATGTGCGCAGATTATAAAACAGCCGTTTAGTGTTGTGTTGTTGGATGAGATTGAGAAGGCGCACGACAGTGTGTTAAACGTTCTGTTGCAGATGCTTGATGAGGGAGTGCTTCGTGATGAAGAAAACAAGCCGGTGAGCTTCAGAGACGCGATTATAGTCGCAACCAGTAATGCCGGGGCTGATAAAATTAGGCAGCATATCGACAAAGGCGAAGCTTTAGAGAAGTTCGAAGAAGCCTTCACCAATGAGCTAATTGATAGCAATATCTTTAAACCGGAGTTTATTAACCGTTTTGATGAAATCGTGCTATTCCGTCCACTTACTCAAGAAGAGTTAGGGCAGATTGTTGATTTGCAATTGCTACAGCTTAATAAACGGCTCGGGGCACAAAAGATTAATGTGGCGCTTACAGATGAGGCTAAACAGCTGCTTTTGAGCGTTGGGTATGATGCTCGTCTAGGGGCAAGGCCGTTGCGGCGGGCAATGCAGCGAGCGGTAGAGAATGTGGTTGCTCAGAAGATGCTCAAAGACCAAGCTGCACCCGGCCAGACCATCCAGCTTGATGCTCCTGAGCTGCAAGAAGCCCTTAAAGAGAGATAA
- a CDS encoding GIY-YIG nuclease family protein: MFYVYFLKLNNGQICTGYTENLKRRKSEHDLGKVASTMSRLPCCLVGYEAYALKTDAMRREKFLKTTEGKKLFKQQYRDIITSVVPR; this comes from the coding sequence ATGTTCTACGTATACTTCCTCAAGCTTAATAATGGCCAGATATGCACCGGCTACACCGAAAACCTAAAAAGACGCAAAAGTGAACATGATTTGGGCAAGGTTGCTTCAACTATGTCCCGACTTCCTTGTTGTTTAGTAGGATACGAAGCGTATGCTTTAAAGACAGATGCGATGCGACGAGAGAAGTTTCTTAAAACAACAGAAGGTAAAAAACTTTTTAAACAACAATATCGTGATATAATCACCTCTGTTGTGCCTCGGTAG
- a CDS encoding HD domain-containing protein — protein MQHLSASGYDETLIQKAIVYLTARFSESGNNPKPVILHSIRVATTLWSNGAPQVSVIAALLHDLLEDTDTTHADIAKRFGTDVADIVRSLTIEKGQASYDVRLQAAVDSFECSNSIGYDALIVRAADLIDNSYYYHKASYEQIDLLYRKYKKFMGISQNTIKPSVFWVLLQDNYDKNVRPLRTHAAKQRTPFYKL, from the coding sequence ATGCAACATCTGTCCGCTTCTGGATATGACGAAACGCTAATACAAAAAGCAATTGTTTATCTAACAGCGAGATTTTCTGAGTCTGGTAATAACCCCAAGCCAGTGATCTTGCACAGTATTCGGGTGGCTACGACACTTTGGTCAAACGGAGCTCCACAAGTTTCGGTTATAGCAGCACTACTTCACGATTTGTTAGAAGACACAGACACAACCCATGCAGACATTGCCAAGAGGTTCGGAACTGACGTGGCGGATATTGTGAGATCGTTAACGATTGAAAAGGGTCAGGCTTCTTATGATGTTAGGCTACAAGCGGCGGTAGATTCTTTTGAGTGTTCAAACAGCATTGGATACGATGCATTAATAGTGCGAGCCGCAGATTTAATTGATAACAGCTATTATTATCACAAGGCCAGTTATGAGCAAATCGATTTACTTTATCGGAAATATAAAAAGTTCATGGGTATCAGCCAAAATACTATAAAACCATCTGTGTTCTGGGTATTGTTGCAGGACAACTATGATAAGAATGTTCGACCGCTAAGAACGCATGCAGCTAAACAGCGAACACCTTTTTATAAGTTATAG
- a CDS encoding YggT family protein has product MRLSVLATNLVNFFVGAVQAILGVRFLLRLFGANEANGFVDWVYEMSAVLLQPFRGVFPTQVFDNQYVLEFSTLFAMLVYALVGMFVLWLIVVLTPEEPVTKKKRR; this is encoded by the coding sequence ATGCGCTTATCGGTGTTAGCAACTAACTTAGTAAACTTTTTCGTAGGTGCTGTGCAAGCAATATTAGGAGTGAGATTCTTGCTTCGTTTATTTGGAGCAAACGAAGCTAATGGATTTGTTGACTGGGTATATGAAATGAGCGCTGTATTATTGCAGCCGTTTCGGGGTGTATTTCCGACACAAGTCTTTGATAATCAGTATGTTTTAGAGTTTTCTACCCTGTTTGCGATGCTAGTTTATGCGCTTGTCGGGATGTTCGTATTGTGGTTGATTGTTGTTCTCACGCCCGAAGAACCAGTTACTAAGAAAAAACGACGCTAA
- a CDS encoding UDP-N-acetylglucosamine 1-carboxyvinyltransferase: MTTNEKIGQLIYQVRQERSMTQASFAKKLGTSQSAVNRIEHGKQNLSLETLGRISDVLQKPIITISGQSINFRVEGGSELRGTVQTKTAKNSAVALLCASLLNKGTTKLLKVPRIEEVNRIIEVLQSIGVQIKWFGHNSLEIKRPEKLKLDGINNTAARRTRSVIMLAGALMHESKEFKIPYAGGCKLGKRSIQAHIYALEDFGLQTKVKTGYYHMTRKNSSPADVVLYEMGETPTENILLAAARTKGKSHIRMAPSNYNIQDLCHFLRKLGVRIDGIGTPQLTVEGVPEIRKNISYTIGEDPVDTMFFIAAAVATNSKITITRCPIDFLEIEILKLEKMGLKIDRSETYTSENHHTKLADLTVYKHNGKLTAPVDKIHPLPYPGLLPDNLPFFVPIAAVAKGDTLLHDWMYENRAIYFTELSRLGANVELIDAHRVYVKGPTKFVSGDVTCPPALRPAAILLIGMLAADGLSVLRNVYSINRGYENIAARLQGLGANITTLHEI, translated from the coding sequence ATGACAACTAATGAAAAAATTGGCCAACTAATTTACCAGGTACGGCAAGAGCGCAGCATGACCCAAGCTTCGTTTGCTAAAAAACTCGGCACCAGTCAATCCGCTGTCAATCGTATTGAACACGGTAAACAGAACTTAAGCCTTGAAACACTTGGACGTATCAGTGATGTACTCCAAAAACCCATAATTACTATCTCTGGACAATCAATTAACTTCCGTGTTGAGGGCGGTAGCGAACTCCGCGGCACTGTCCAGACCAAAACAGCTAAAAATAGCGCGGTTGCCCTGTTATGCGCCAGCCTGTTAAATAAAGGAACGACAAAACTACTGAAAGTTCCACGCATTGAAGAGGTCAACCGGATTATTGAGGTTCTACAAAGTATTGGTGTGCAAATTAAATGGTTTGGTCACAATAGCTTAGAAATTAAACGACCCGAAAAGCTTAAACTAGACGGTATAAACAATACGGCAGCTCGCCGAACCCGTAGTGTGATTATGTTAGCTGGGGCGTTAATGCATGAATCCAAGGAGTTTAAAATCCCGTATGCCGGTGGCTGTAAACTCGGCAAGCGCTCAATCCAAGCACATATTTATGCCTTGGAAGACTTCGGCCTGCAGACCAAGGTAAAAACAGGCTACTACCACATGACCCGTAAGAATTCCTCGCCAGCTGATGTAGTGTTATATGAAATGGGCGAAACCCCGACCGAGAATATACTTCTAGCAGCAGCTCGCACAAAAGGTAAAAGCCATATTCGCATGGCTCCATCCAATTACAATATTCAAGATCTTTGTCATTTCTTACGCAAATTAGGCGTTAGAATTGACGGCATAGGCACACCCCAATTAACAGTTGAGGGTGTACCCGAAATACGCAAAAATATCTCCTACACTATCGGTGAAGACCCAGTTGATACAATGTTTTTCATCGCCGCTGCCGTTGCAACCAACTCCAAAATCACCATAACTCGCTGCCCGATAGATTTTCTGGAAATTGAGATTCTAAAGCTAGAGAAGATGGGTCTAAAAATAGACCGCAGTGAAACCTACACCAGCGAAAACCATCACACCAAACTTGCCGATCTGACTGTCTATAAACACAACGGGAAACTTACGGCTCCTGTCGATAAAATACATCCACTACCCTATCCTGGTCTTTTGCCAGATAATCTGCCGTTTTTTGTGCCGATTGCGGCTGTCGCTAAAGGCGATACATTGCTGCATGATTGGATGTATGAGAACCGGGCAATATATTTCACCGAGCTTAGCCGACTTGGCGCCAATGTAGAACTGATCGATGCCCACCGTGTTTACGTCAAAGGTCCAACCAAGTTCGTAAGTGGCGACGTCACTTGCCCGCCAGCACTACGACCAGCCGCTATTTTGCTTATTGGCATGTTAGCAGCCGACGGTTTATCAGTTTTACGCAACGTCTACTCAATCAACCGTGGCTACGAAAATATCGCCGCAAGATTGCAAGGCTTAGGCGCCAACATTACAACTCTGCACGAAATATAA
- the glyA gene encoding serine hydroxymethyltransferase, with protein sequence MKDTAVTDLIIAEEKRQREGLELIPSENYVSRDVLEAMGSIFTNKYSEGYPGKRYYGGQENTDKLETIAIERAKQLFKADHANVQPHSGAPANEAVYSAWLEPGDTVLAMDLSHGGHLTHGAPVTRSAKLYNFIRYKMKNIETGEIDYDELRELALKHKPKIILAGFSAYPRELNYEKFAAIGNEVNALLMADMAHIAGLIAGGAAKNPFDYGFHVITTTTHKTLRGPRGGLILTRGTVSNPLKKVDKTLDNIPTLIDRAVFPGMQGGPHMHIIAAKAVAFGEALQPEFQAYAKQIVKNAKVLSEAMLKQGFSLVTGGTDNHLILADVHKAFGIDGKIAEEALDKIGLTLNKNSVADDPLPPFKPSGIRLGTPALTTRGLKEEHMEQLADWMKQAIDNHENQEKLVKLKLEVKKLALQFPLPSDR encoded by the coding sequence ATGAAAGATACGGCTGTTACCGACTTGATCATTGCAGAAGAGAAACGACAACGAGAAGGCTTGGAGCTTATACCCTCCGAAAATTATGTAAGCCGAGATGTCCTGGAAGCCATGGGTAGCATTTTTACCAATAAATATTCTGAAGGCTATCCAGGCAAACGTTATTACGGCGGTCAAGAGAACACCGATAAACTTGAGACAATTGCTATTGAGCGAGCCAAACAATTATTTAAGGCAGATCACGCCAACGTGCAACCACATTCCGGAGCACCGGCTAACGAAGCGGTCTATAGTGCCTGGCTGGAACCAGGTGATACGGTGCTAGCGATGGACTTGAGTCACGGCGGCCACTTAACACACGGTGCACCGGTAACGCGTAGCGCCAAGCTCTATAACTTTATCCGCTACAAGATGAAAAATATCGAGACCGGCGAGATAGATTATGATGAGTTGCGAGAGTTAGCACTTAAGCACAAACCAAAGATTATTCTAGCCGGGTTCAGCGCCTATCCTCGCGAGTTAAACTACGAAAAGTTCGCCGCAATCGGCAACGAGGTAAATGCTTTACTCATGGCCGATATGGCGCATATTGCTGGGCTGATTGCCGGCGGAGCTGCAAAGAACCCGTTCGATTATGGGTTTCATGTCATTACTACCACAACCCATAAAACTCTACGTGGACCACGCGGTGGCTTGATTCTGACACGCGGGACCGTAAGCAACCCGCTAAAAAAAGTCGATAAAACTCTAGATAATATCCCGACATTAATTGATAGAGCAGTGTTTCCAGGTATGCAGGGCGGGCCGCACATGCACATTATTGCTGCTAAAGCAGTAGCTTTTGGCGAGGCCTTGCAGCCAGAGTTCCAGGCCTATGCAAAACAAATCGTAAAAAATGCCAAAGTGCTTAGCGAAGCTATGCTCAAACAAGGTTTTAGTTTAGTTACCGGCGGCACTGATAATCACCTTATCTTGGCGGATGTTCATAAGGCCTTTGGTATTGACGGCAAAATTGCCGAAGAAGCGCTGGATAAAATCGGCCTAACCTTAAACAAAAACAGTGTGGCAGATGATCCTCTGCCACCATTTAAGCCAAGCGGTATCCGTCTTGGCACGCCGGCGCTTACCACGCGCGGTCTCAAAGAGGAACATATGGAGCAGCTAGCCGACTGGATGAAACAGGCCATAGATAACCACGAAAACCAAGAAAAACTCGTAAAGCTTAAATTAGAAGTTAAGAAGCTTGCCTTACAGTTTCCGCTGCCGAGTGATAGGTAG
- the murB gene encoding UDP-N-acetylmuramate dehydrogenase codes for MYVLDNVPLSGFSTMRLGGIAAHLCEITERSQIAEAVSWATERQLPIIMIGEGSNIIWRDEGFPGLVLVNKILRYEVFDEDGTNVYVTAGGGENWDDIVGRTVKAGLSGLEELSLIPGTVGATPVQNVGAYGREVKDTITTVEAFDTHQGTLITIPGSDCEFDYRTSRFKTSDRGRFFITAVTYHLMRNTIKQPFYDSLQRYFNEHGTKEFTPQVIRDAVIDIRSTKLPDPKIIANNGSFFQNPVVSAGQLAQLSADFPDLVYWQKPDGSAKISAAWLLEKTGYKDFHDEQTGMATWPKQPLVFVNENANQTADLLAFKQKVLDAVQEKFNITLNQEPELLP; via the coding sequence ATGTACGTGCTAGACAATGTCCCCCTGAGCGGTTTTTCGACCATGCGCCTAGGTGGAATCGCCGCTCATCTCTGCGAAATAACCGAAAGATCGCAAATTGCTGAGGCAGTATCTTGGGCAACTGAACGGCAACTGCCGATCATAATGATTGGCGAAGGTAGCAATATTATCTGGCGTGATGAAGGGTTCCCCGGTCTAGTGCTCGTTAACAAAATACTCCGGTATGAAGTATTCGATGAAGATGGAACGAATGTCTACGTGACAGCCGGTGGAGGCGAAAACTGGGACGACATAGTAGGCCGCACAGTAAAAGCCGGCCTGTCGGGGCTTGAGGAACTTTCACTGATTCCCGGAACCGTCGGTGCAACACCGGTTCAAAATGTTGGTGCATACGGACGCGAAGTTAAAGATACCATCACAACAGTAGAAGCCTTCGACACACATCAAGGCACGCTTATAACTATACCCGGAAGCGATTGTGAGTTTGACTATCGAACAAGCCGCTTTAAAACGAGTGATCGCGGTAGATTTTTTATCACCGCCGTTACGTATCATCTTATGCGCAATACTATCAAGCAGCCTTTTTATGATTCACTACAAAGATATTTCAATGAACACGGCACAAAAGAATTTACGCCACAAGTAATCCGTGACGCGGTTATTGATATACGTTCTACTAAACTTCCAGACCCAAAAATCATTGCAAACAATGGCTCGTTTTTCCAAAACCCTGTAGTGTCAGCCGGCCAACTAGCTCAGCTTTCAGCCGATTTCCCAGATCTTGTTTATTGGCAAAAGCCTGATGGATCTGCAAAAATATCTGCTGCCTGGCTGCTTGAAAAGACCGGTTATAAAGATTTTCACGATGAACAAACCGGTATGGCTACCTGGCCAAAGCAGCCCCTAGTTTTCGTTAACGAAAACGCCAACCAAACTGCTGATTTGCTCGCTTTCAAACAAAAAGTGTTAGACGCCGTGCAGGAAAAATTCAACATAACACTCAATCAAGAACCAGAACTTTTACCATAA
- a CDS encoding helix-turn-helix domain-containing protein, which translates to MIERGNRQPYRSLGTRIKRLREYRHQTLLEVSGAVEIEPEVLRKIEQGAQRPSEDVLLLLISFFAMAEDEALKLWELAKYDQQNMPEGFGAEEDAAKTPVAVAASDARINYTDMVHVTVNNYGVVLNFMQGNGPGNQPIIVSRVGMSKEHARSVLDVLQKTMQASEPKQLPSSESTEDSQTKN; encoded by the coding sequence ATGATTGAAAGAGGGAATCGACAGCCATACAGGTCTCTCGGAACTCGCATAAAGCGGCTCAGGGAGTATAGACACCAAACACTTCTAGAGGTGTCGGGCGCGGTTGAGATAGAGCCAGAGGTTTTACGAAAAATTGAGCAAGGTGCTCAACGGCCATCAGAGGATGTGCTACTACTGCTAATAAGCTTTTTTGCTATGGCAGAAGATGAGGCATTGAAACTTTGGGAGCTGGCCAAGTACGATCAGCAAAACATGCCAGAAGGGTTTGGCGCAGAAGAAGATGCTGCTAAGACGCCGGTAGCAGTTGCCGCTTCCGATGCACGTATAAATTATACCGATATGGTTCACGTAACCGTTAATAATTACGGTGTTGTGTTAAATTTTATGCAAGGTAACGGGCCTGGGAATCAGCCAATTATTGTATCTAGAGTTGGCATGAGCAAAGAACATGCGCGCAGTGTTTTAGACGTCTTGCAAAAAACCATGCAAGCTAGTGAACCAAAACAGTTGCCATCTTCTGAATCAACAGAGGACAGCCAGACAAAAAACTGA
- a CDS encoding class I SAM-dependent methyltransferase, whose translation MATIMSIEYLENLVKEAHQAGKSIEGSADASELAHLASLAKTPNVSKVGEVGFIAGLSSYSFLEASPDVKVYSFDIGEYDYVTPAKQFIDQTFPDRHVLTVGDSLETLPQFYKDNPALNFDIIFVDGSHDYEVVKADLLNMRNFAHQDTVLVIDDLTPWKPWGVGPTKAWSEMIDKNIVRQDVLFRDGERVQSIEPPGERSWAVGAYIFE comes from the coding sequence ATGGCAACTATTATGAGCATTGAGTATTTAGAGAATCTTGTAAAAGAAGCCCATCAAGCCGGCAAATCTATAGAAGGTTCGGCAGATGCAAGTGAGTTGGCGCACCTTGCCTCATTAGCCAAAACGCCAAATGTATCGAAAGTGGGCGAGGTGGGTTTTATTGCCGGTTTATCTAGCTACTCGTTCCTTGAGGCAAGCCCAGACGTCAAAGTCTACTCATTCGATATTGGAGAATACGATTACGTTACGCCAGCCAAACAGTTTATAGACCAAACTTTTCCAGACAGGCATGTCCTAACCGTTGGTGATTCGCTAGAAACTCTGCCGCAATTTTACAAAGACAACCCAGCTCTTAATTTTGACATTATATTCGTTGACGGCAGTCATGATTACGAAGTTGTTAAAGCGGATTTACTAAACATGCGAAATTTTGCACATCAAGACACTGTTTTAGTAATAGACGACTTAACACCTTGGAAGCCCTGGGGTGTAGGACCTACCAAGGCTTGGAGCGAAATGATCGACAAGAATATCGTCAGGCAGGATGTACTTTTTAGAGATGGCGAACGTGTGCAGTCTATTGAGCCTCCTGGTGAAAGAAGCTGGGCAGTTGGTGCTTACATCTTTGAGTAA
- a CDS encoding Mur ligase family protein, with amino-acid sequence MKSFAQVEAWLATIQPDIRAVNWFFALEDMQDFMANLNNPQNTPKIVHVAGTSGKTSTCYFLSELLQTSNRRVGLSVSPHVDSVRERVQINNQPLAEHEFVEMFKEFASLPEVQSMQITYFGLLVAFAYWVYAQKKADYAVIEVGMGGRLDATNIVTNPNKICVITDIGMDHTQFLGEDLATIAGEKAGIIMPGADVFVAHQSKEVMNVFNKVAKKQNAALHILPDNVIEDSPEDLPPFQRRNFALAKFTHDFIVKRDNLISVDTNTLNKIAHTSVPARMEAFKYQDKTIITDGSHNAHKIGALVSGLEQTYPDQKMAAMVSFVDGKDVTLKESLQELKKVSDNLIVTMFKKSQDVQRGPISPDTIAETAKSVGFSSVTVVENPKEAFKHLLKQPEERLLVTGSFYLLNHVRPLLLSKHD; translated from the coding sequence ATGAAGAGTTTTGCGCAAGTTGAGGCATGGCTGGCAACTATCCAGCCTGATATTAGGGCGGTGAATTGGTTCTTTGCACTGGAAGATATGCAAGACTTCATGGCTAATTTGAATAACCCCCAAAATACACCAAAAATTGTCCATGTAGCTGGAACATCTGGCAAGACGTCCACATGTTATTTTTTATCTGAATTATTACAGACGAGCAATCGACGTGTTGGGCTGAGTGTTTCACCGCATGTTGATAGTGTGCGAGAGCGAGTTCAGATTAACAATCAACCGTTGGCTGAACATGAGTTTGTTGAAATGTTCAAAGAATTCGCTTCTTTGCCAGAGGTGCAGAGTATGCAAATTACTTACTTTGGTTTGTTGGTGGCATTTGCATACTGGGTATATGCTCAAAAAAAGGCAGATTATGCTGTTATTGAGGTAGGCATGGGCGGCAGGTTGGATGCTACAAATATTGTGACCAATCCGAACAAGATTTGCGTAATAACAGATATAGGCATGGATCACACGCAATTTTTAGGTGAGGATTTAGCAACCATAGCTGGCGAGAAAGCCGGGATAATTATGCCTGGAGCAGACGTATTTGTGGCTCACCAAAGCAAGGAAGTGATGAACGTATTCAACAAAGTTGCCAAAAAACAAAACGCAGCACTACACATATTGCCCGATAACGTGATAGAAGATTCGCCAGAAGATTTGCCGCCTTTTCAGCGCCGTAACTTTGCACTTGCCAAGTTCACGCATGATTTTATCGTAAAACGTGACAACTTAATCTCTGTTGATACAAACACGCTGAATAAAATTGCTCACACGTCTGTTCCGGCTCGTATGGAAGCCTTTAAGTATCAAGACAAAACAATTATTACCGACGGCTCCCATAATGCTCATAAAATCGGGGCGCTCGTTAGTGGGCTTGAGCAGACTTACCCTGATCAGAAGATGGCAGCAATGGTGAGTTTTGTCGACGGAAAAGATGTGACGCTAAAAGAAAGCTTGCAAGAACTAAAAAAGGTATCAGATAATCTTATCGTTACGATGTTCAAAAAGTCTCAGGACGTACAGCGTGGCCCAATCAGCCCCGACACTATCGCAGAGACCGCAAAATCAGTTGGTTTCAGCTCTGTTACTGTGGTCGAGAACCCTAAGGAAGCCTTTAAACACTTACTTAAACAACCCGAGGAAAGGTTGCTTGTTACGGGGTCGTTCTATTTACTTAACCATGTCAGACCGCTACTCTTAAGTAAGCATGATTAG